The Megalobrama amblycephala isolate DHTTF-2021 linkage group LG18, ASM1881202v1, whole genome shotgun sequence genome segment CTTAaaggttcactttcaaattaaaatttccctgataatttactcacccccatgtcatccaagatgttcatgtccttctttcttcagtcgaaaagaaaagttttttaagaaaacattccaggattattctccttatagtggacttcactggagcctaaacggttgaaggtcaaaattagtttcagtgcagcttcaaatggctttaaacgataccagacgaggaatatgTGTCTTATCTAGAcgaaccatcgctcattttctaaaaaaaaaaaaattatataagttttaacaataaatgctcatcttgaactagctctcttcttcttcttctctatttgaattccagcagtgtagacactgctaagtgtattactgccctcctcaggtcaaagtttgaactaattgttgcACTAGattattgtatatgacaatttagttcaaactttgagcTGTGGAGGGCattaatacacttagcagtgtctacactgctggaattcaaatagagaagaagaagagagctagttcaagatgagcatttattgttaaaacttataaaataaataaattttttttagaaaataagcaatggtttctctagataagacccttattcttcgtctgggatcactgtaaactgtaattttgaccttcaaccatttggagtccattgaagtccattataaggagaattttttcatcaaaaaccttaatttcttttcgactgaagaaagaaagacatgaacattttggatgacatgggggtgagtaaattatcagggaattttaatttgaaagtgaactaatcctttaaagtccccccgaaatcaaaatgtaagtttttttagcttttagtatgaatatgttagccttaataGATTCATTTATTATAAGTTCATGCGCATTTACAATGACAATATAGTAGCTCAAAAAGTAGtgaatttaaagaaaaatacacAGAGAAAACCCAATGAACACCACTGAATCTTAGATAGGCATATGTAATTTGATTGATTTCCATGTAACTCAAAAATCAGACAGCCGgaacttttgttttatttgttttaatgactATATTAATACTGTGCTTTGGAATCATATaggtttaaatatattttattatcataAAGCATTTACATTCTCTATACAAACAGTCAAACTTTGCCTTGGTCAACAAGGCTTTATGTAACattcataacacacacacacacactgaacacagtCCAGGCAGTATATTACACCCTTTTCTCTCAGGGCCATTCAAATGTCTCTCCATTTGTATTCAGTATAAAAGAAGCTGCTCCTGTCCAAGCGATTCAAGCCAGCTGGCAGGAACTACAAACTATTAGTTCTCCTAATGGCACTTCACatattaaatactttaaatcTAGAACAAGGAGGTTTTAGGAACAAGATCAAAACCAACAAAACAGATTCTAGATGACTCTTTTTTATCAATATAGTAAacagggtcaattttgatttttgattcatcaaatatgcactactgttcaaaagcaTATGGtcagtttttgaaagaagtctcgtctgctcaccatggctgcatttatttgatcaaaaatacagtaaaaacagtaatattgtaaaatattatttaaatacttgtaatattttaacatgtaatttattgctgtgaatcaaagctgaattgtcagcatcattactccagtcttcattgtcacatgatccttaagaaatcattctaatatgctgatttgctcttcaagattattattttcaatgctgaaaacagtttaatatgtttgtgtaaaacatgatacatttttttaggattctatttggaaatcttttgtaaaactaaaaatgtctttattaccacttttgatcaatttaatgcatccttgctgagttacagtattcatttattttttttaaaaaaccttaaaggattagttcactttcaaataaaattttcctaataatttactcaccccatgtcatccaagatgtcaaagtgcggttttggcggaagcacttggaaggcgatcatttgtttatttaaagcatatacatttaatttttttttttcgaaaatgaccgtttctctagataagacccttattcctcgtctggtatcatttaaagccctttgaagctacaatgaaactgtaattttgaccttcaaccatttggtgcccattgaagtccactataaggagaataatcctggaatgttttcctcaaaaaccttaattttttttttcgactgacgaaagaaggacatggacatcttggatgacataggggtgagtaaattatccggaaaattttatttgaaagtgaactaatcctttaatgatccCAAActattgaacggtagtgtaagtGCTTGTAGTCTTTTATCAAAATGCAACAACTTTCTGCCGTTAAAACGACTTTCTATGGCTGAaacccaaatggcacactttcGTTCTTGaggacttacaatggctgcgTGCACGTGTCCGTTAAGACCACgagaccgtagggtgtcccattcctcattttaggtttcagaagggtgctcgtgAGCGCCCCCTTTGCGGCCGTCGATGCGCACTTCAGCTTAGCTACACAGAGGACTTTACCCAGCAGTCAAAGCACCATTACATCACAAAGGTGTGGACTCATAGGAAGACTGTGAGGGTTTGGGGTGCCATTTATGACCGGGGCTATTTCGATTGTTAACAAGTTCACATTAAACAtcctgtttcacttggaaatacacGGGATTACAGAAGCTAAATGGGTTGCGCAACATGCATTTCATGTCGACTTTAAGTAGAGATGCTAAGCGCGCGTCCTTTGCGTGTAAGAAAGTAGCGTTTGTTTCCAACAGTCCTGGACATGATCGCGAACAGAAACGGATCCAGAGCGCTATGCAGGCAACACAGACACACGGCCACACTGAAGTAGATGTAGAAACTCTCTGTAGTGCTAACAGACAGCAGGATGTAatgcacaaaataaaaacagctgCTTGGGCCGAAGCACAGGACAAAAATAATTAAGTTAAACGTGCTAGCTTTGATGTAAAGAGCCCAGTCTCTGTGTGAACGGTTCAGGTGCCAGACGATGGAAGTGTAACATGCTACTGTCACCACTAGGGGCAGAAAAAACCCTACACACGTGAGGCCAAGGTTATAATAGTCAAGCCACTGGTAGTAATCTATGTTGTCAGGAAGAACGTCATGGCATGTGATTATTCCAAGATGTGCGATGTGGTAGGTTTGTTGCACTAGAATTTCTGGGAGTAGGGCGATAAAAAACACAATCCAAACTGTTAGGCAACCCCAGGTGCTGAATGTGCGCTTTGGCAAACCCTTATAGAGAAAAGGATGAACCACGGCTAGGTAGCGCTTGACACTAATGCACGCTAGTGTAAAAGCTGAGCAGTAAAGGTTGCCGTAAAAGCAGGCGGTTGTGATCCGGCAGGCGGTTTCACCGAAAATCCAATGGTTCCCATTGAGATGATACTGTGTCTTCAGCAACAGGCTGAACAACAGCAGCAAGTCGGACACTGCTAAGCTACAGTACAAAATTGCAGATGAAACGACCCTCACTTTGGTTCCAACAAGGACCAAAATGGCGATATTGGCGGGAATGCCGACAACGATGGCTATGATGTAGACAGCTGGGATGAAGCACTTGCTCAGAGTACCTTGGAGGTACTTTGCCGTGCTGTTGCTGCGTAACTCCACTTCCAACTCCTCCACAGCAACCACGGCAGACGGGACACGTGTTTGCAGGTCTGTTGTTCGATTAGGAGGAAGAGGGACGTTAACTGGGACCGCGTTTCCTTTAAAAGTCCTCGGGTTGATGATGTCAGTGACGTTTCGTTTGTTCTTCCTGGCCTTCTTTCCTGCAAGTGGACATAGAGAAGAGTTAGGAATAGTAAATCTCTTAGTTTATGGTCTTTATGGGAGGGCACTGGACTGGTTTAAGTCTATTTGTTAAAAAGAACATTTGTAGTGTCATTTGGGAGATGATTTATCCTCATCTTCTACAATCAACTGTGGTGTTCCTCAGGGCTCCGTGTTGGGACCAATGTTATCTCTTGGATCCGTAAACTGGAAACATCATATAAATTTTCACTGCTATGCAGATGACTTACAGTTATATTTATCACTGCGATCCAATGATCTGAGAAGCTTAGATGTCCTCCAAGCATGCTTAGCAGATATGAAAACTGGATGGCTTGTAATTTTCTGCAATTCAATACTGATGAAGTAAAATTAAGTAGTGATAATCGGTCAGGGCTCAAATAAAAGTCAGCTCTTATTAAGGTGTTCCCCAATGTTCAGCAGGTAGTGAAACATTTgggtgtttattttgataccaATTTGAATTTTGAATATCACCTTAGTCAGTCGTGTTTTTATCAGTTAAGAAATATTTCCAA includes the following:
- the LOC125253335 gene encoding proteinase-activated receptor 3 is translated as MGKFFLFILIALILLNATQAKEGKKARKNKRNVTDIINPRTFKGNAVPVNVPLPPNRTTDLQTRVPSAVVAVEELEVELRSNSTAKYLQGTLSKCFIPAVYIIAIVVGIPANIAILVLVGTKVRVVSSAILYCSLAVSDLLLLFSLLLKTQYHLNGNHWIFGETACRITTACFYGNLYCSAFTLACISVKRYLAVVHPFLYKGLPKRTFSTWGCLTVWIVFFIALLPEILVQQTYHIAHLGIITCHDVLPDNIDYYQWLDYYNLGLTCVGFFLPLVVTVACYTSIVWHLNRSHRDWALYIKASTFNLIIFVLCFGPSSCFYFVHYILLSVSTTESFYIYFSVAVCLCCLHSALDPFLFAIMSRTVGNKRYFLTRKGRALSIST